In Helianthus annuus cultivar XRQ/B chromosome 8, HanXRQr2.0-SUNRISE, whole genome shotgun sequence, a single genomic region encodes these proteins:
- the LOC110869891 gene encoding chloroplastic import inner membrane translocase subunit HP30-2-like, protein MVAGKQGELMVHTPQDFINNDPIKQLQTKYKEFQNGFKGWLAKQSLPVEAAIVTITSAAQGATIGGIMGTLTTDVAASAPPPAASLNPQAMASFQQAQVTC, encoded by the coding sequence ATGGTGGCAGGAAAGCAAGGCGAATTGATGGTTCATACACCACAAGATTTCATCAACAACGACCCAATCAAACAGTTGCAGACCAAGTACAAAGAATTTCAGAATGGGTTCAAGGGTTGGCTCGCCAAACAATCTTTACCCGTTGAAGCCGCTATCGTTACCATCACCAGCGCCGCCCAGGGTGCCACCATCGGTGGTATCATGGGTACTCTCACCACCGACGTCGCCGCCTCTGCTCCGCCTCCCGCTGCCTCCCTTAATCCACAGGCTATGGCCTCTTTCCAGCAAGCCCAAGTTACATGTTAG
- the LOC110872686 gene encoding 50S ribosomal protein L27, with the protein MNFAASLCRRLSVSDLVTRIPVYTSASEVSGDGLSMVFRRWATKKTAGSTKNGRDSKPKNLGVKKFGGERVIPGNIIVRQRGTRFHPGDYVGMGKDHTLYALKEGCVKFERHKLSGRKWVHVEPKEGHVLHPIYLKPNAAESKTTA; encoded by the exons ATGAATTTTGCAGCTTCATTGTGTAGGAGATTGTCCGTTAGTGACTTAGTTACAAGAATTCCCGTCTACACTTCCGCAAGCG AGGTGTCTGGAGATGGCTTAAGCATGGTGTTCAGACGCTGGGCCACCAAGAAAACTGCAGGGTCCACCAAGAACGGGCGCGACTCAAAACCCAAGAATCTTGGCGTGAAGAAGTTCGGCGGTGAG AGAGTGATACCGGGGAATATTATTGTACGACAAAGAGGCACTCGTTTCCACCCGGGAGATTACGTTGGAATGGGTAAAGATCACACACTCTATGCTTTAAAAGAAGGGTGTGTCAAGTTTGAGCGTCACAAGCTGAGCGGGCGCAAGTGGGTCCATGTCGAACCTAAAGAGGGCCATGTTCTTCATCCGATTTACTTGAAACCGAACGCAGCCGAGTCAAAGACGACAGCTTAG